A segment of the Sporocytophaga myxococcoides genome:
AAAACAGATGATTGTTTATCTTGAAGCAGGAGCTTCCTGCAGTATGTCCTGGTGTTACAATAGTTACACACGTGCAGCTTCCAAATTGAATTTCCTCATTATTGTTAAAAAGTAGAATATTATTAAGATTTGGTTTGTAAAATTCATATTCTTTTTCTGAGATCCAAACTCGAGCACTTGTTGTGTATGTATAATAATCGGAAAGGTTAATGTGATCAAAGTGATGATGAGTGAGTAGAATATGTCTTACAATGACTTCATGTTCATAAAGCGCGTTATTTATTTTTTCTGGTTCCCAACTTGGGTCGACTAATATTCCTTCTCTGGATGATTTGTCATAAATGATATAACAGAAATTTATGAATGATCCTTTGGTGGTACGAATTCCAAGGATAATAATGTTTTCATCCTGATGTATCATTGATAATATTAATAGGTAATTCTGCCTGATGAAAAAAGTTGTTCTATTTAATTAAAAACTTATTTTAATTCCAAGTCTCCAGGTATTGTCAAATCCATAAAGATTAAAGCTGGACTTATCTGTATTTAGTAGGAACTGATATTGAAAGTACAGGTTGAATCTCGATTGGAATTTGTAATAAATACCTAATCTGTTAAGGCTTCCAAGATCATTGATACAGGCAAAGGTAATCCATTCCAGTTCTGTATTTTTGAATAGATTGTTTCTCAGTAATCTTGCGAACATAAAGTCTCTTCTAAGAGGAAATACATTTGAGGTATATATTTTTTTCATTGTTGAAGTTGCAGTAGGAGCAAGGTTTTCAACGGCCCTCATAGCTTCAAGAGATTGAATGGTGTTCTGAAGCAGAATCCATTCATTGCCAGAATAACCTTCGCTGATATGAAAATATTCCAGTACTACGTTGTAATTTTGATTGGGTGACCAGTTGGCGCCAGCAAGGATGCGATAGTATAATCCTTTTTTAGTATTAAAATCAGAGGGGTATAATACATTGCTCTTTGAACTCAGAATAGCATCTGAGTGAAGTTCGAGTTTTTCTCCAATTGCTGCTGTCTGGTTGAAACCTGCCTGGTATTTACCGTCTAAATCTATTCTTCCTACAAGACTTATATCAAATGAATGGACATTTGTAAAGTATCTGAATGCTGCTGAGTGATTATTGAAATATAAATCATTTACGTTTGTTTTAGGCATTAAGTATATATCGTATTGTGACTTGGATCCTATGTAGGATGCCTGAAATAAATCGCTTCCTTTTATCTGAAATAAACGATCTGAGGGATCTGTTGGGGAAGGTGGATTTGATACGATATCTGTTGGACTTGCAACATATCCAACTCCCCATTTAATTCTTTTCCTTCCTATTCCCAATGTGAAATTGTTAAATGATTTCTGATAATATAGTTCGTTTGGATTGAAACGTATTTTATAATCATTAACATCGTATTTGTTTATTTCATCTCTGCTCAGCTGATTGAGCAAAGAAAATCTAAGATTGCCATTAAGTGAGCCTTTATAGATTTTAAATGACTTGTTATACAGAAATATATTGTTGACATTAATATATGGTAATAGCTGAATGTTTTGAGGATTCAGCCATTTTTTATTGATAGTATTGTATTCTACTTCACTTATGTATTTGGACGTTTGTGCCTGAACAGATAGTCCGTTCAAAAGTATAAATGCAACAATCAAGTATACATTATATGGTATTATTTTACTCACTAACCTCATCTGATACTTCGGCTAAGGAAGTTTTTATAAAAAATCTGTTTGGAATTGTTTTCTCTTGTGCAATTTTTGAAAAGTTCAATATGGATTTTTGATTAGCATTAAAGTGATCTATAAATTCTATTTGTGAATTGACTTCTTTATTATTGATGATTTCATACTTTGTAAATGTCATTGTTTTATACATCTTCCCGGATAATAAAAATACTTCTGATTTTAACGGCTTTGAAGTCTTTTTATCTACCCATAATTTTATTTTTTGATAGGTGGCTCCTTGTGATTTGGCTGCAAGATTAAGGAGGTAAGTTTCCGATGTGCCATTTTCGGTTTTTAATTCAGTTTCTTCACTTGAAACTATTATATAATCTTTAGACCAGCCAAGTCTGGCAAGATCACCATAGGAAACCGAACCGGATAATCTTTGCACGGGTGTTATACGAGTAGGCTTTTTGGTTTCTCTTACATAGTACCATAAATCTGCATCTACCATTAGAAGTAAATTCCCCTTTTCAAACTGAGGCTCCAGAAATGCGACTAGAGTATTTGTTTCGTCTTTAAAATAGACTTTATAAATACTTTTGGTTGTGCCAGATTTTGCATTAGTGTTTAACTCTGCTGTCATAGACATTTGTGTCCATGGTGATCTTTTGTTTTCAGCCTCTTTCAGGATTTGTTCCGGGTTTTTTTCTGAAATGAGTATTGTTGAAGATGTGAAAAGGGCTAATGCAAAAAATGCAAGCAAACCCTGAAGTTTAGTTTTCATAAAAGAGCTAAATCTTAAGCGTGTTCTAATGATTCTACTATGGTTAATTTTCTAATAATAAAGAATGCAGAGAGACTTGATAGTGTAATAGCCAAGACCACTGCAATCGCTATGAAGAGGTGGTAAGGTGATAAAGTATATACCTGTAGTGCATAGCACTGGTTCATTCCTGGTACAGGTGGCATTTCAATATTTAAGGCATTAATGATGTTGGATAATATTACTTGTGCTATTATTCCTATTAAAAGGCCTATTATGCTTATCAGAAATGCTTCAAGTAAAAAGATGAAAGTAATATTCGTATTTTTTAAACCTATTGCTCTTAATGTACCTATTTCACGAATTCTTTCCATTGTTGTCATGTTCATAATGTTCCAGCAGCTGAGTATGACTATGGTTAGAATAATGATACCCATAAAGCTAAAGATCATGTTAAATAAATCTTTTGCTGCTGTATAGTATTCTGCTAGTGTTTCCCAGGTTATCACTCCGATAGTTTTATTGTTATCCGGTCCTTTTGTAGAGGCCAGGATACTTTGAATTGTACTTACTTTGTAATCAAGGGAATCTCTGTTTTTAAACATCACAGATATTAGACTTATTTTATCTGTATTTACAAGTTTTTGTACCAGGTCTATATGTGTGAGCAAATAGTATTTGTCTGTTTCATTAAGCCCTGTAGACATTACTCCGACAAGTTCTACATCAATTGCATTTACTGCACCCTGCACAGTTGCTCCATATAGCATTAATGGATCTCCGATTTTTACACCAAGTGCGTTTGCAAGTTTTTTACCAAGAATTATCCCGAATTTGTTTTTGTCAAGTGGTTTGATTTCTTCACCTAGTTTGAGATTCGGATTAATGTCTGAAAGTCCGCCTCTTAATGCTGCTTCATGCATGGACTCTACACCGTATCCTATGAATGGAAAAGATTTATCACCTGTTGTGACAAGTCCTCCAAACTCTATTCTTGGTAATACATAATCTACTTCTGGTTGGTTTTTGATAGTTTTAACCATTTTCTGATAATCAGCCAGCCCGAATTCCAATGTATATTTTTCCTGACTTTCTAAACTTCTGCTATCTTTTATCTGAAGATGTCCTGTGCCTCCAGCCCCCCCGAAACCATTGCGGATTGTCATTTCCTGTAAGCCATAGATAGAGAATCCGTAATAGCCTAATGCTATGGCCATGGCTGCATATCCAGATGCTGCGATGAATATGGCAAATAAAGTTCTTCTTTTATTTCTGAATAAATTCCTATATGCCAAATGTAGTATTTTGGAAAAATGTTGTATCATACCAGTTCTTCTTTAAAAATTTTACCATCCTGAATTACTATTTTT
Coding sequences within it:
- a CDS encoding FtsX-like permease family protein, with product MIQHFSKILHLAYRNLFRNKRRTLFAIFIAASGYAAMAIALGYYGFSIYGLQEMTIRNGFGGAGGTGHLQIKDSRSLESQEKYTLEFGLADYQKMVKTIKNQPEVDYVLPRIEFGGLVTTGDKSFPFIGYGVESMHEAALRGGLSDINPNLKLGEEIKPLDKNKFGIILGKKLANALGVKIGDPLMLYGATVQGAVNAIDVELVGVMSTGLNETDKYYLLTHIDLVQKLVNTDKISLISVMFKNRDSLDYKVSTIQSILASTKGPDNNKTIGVITWETLAEYYTAAKDLFNMIFSFMGIIILTIVILSCWNIMNMTTMERIREIGTLRAIGLKNTNITFIFLLEAFLISIIGLLIGIIAQVILSNIINALNIEMPPVPGMNQCYALQVYTLSPYHLFIAIAVVLAITLSSLSAFFIIRKLTIVESLEHA
- a CDS encoding outer membrane lipoprotein-sorting protein, with protein sequence MKTKLQGLLAFFALALFTSSTILISEKNPEQILKEAENKRSPWTQMSMTAELNTNAKSGTTKSIYKVYFKDETNTLVAFLEPQFEKGNLLLMVDADLWYYVRETKKPTRITPVQRLSGSVSYGDLARLGWSKDYIIVSSEETELKTENGTSETYLLNLAAKSQGATYQKIKLWVDKKTSKPLKSEVFLLSGKMYKTMTFTKYEIINNKEVNSQIEFIDHFNANQKSILNFSKIAQEKTIPNRFFIKTSLAEVSDEVSE
- a CDS encoding MBL fold metallo-hydrolase; amino-acid sequence: MIHQDENIIILGIRTTKGSFINFCYIIYDKSSREGILVDPSWEPEKINNALYEHEVIVRHILLTHHHFDHINLSDYYTYTTSARVWISEKEYEFYKPNLNNILLFNNNEEIQFGSCTCVTIVTPGHTAGSSCFKINNHLFCGDTLFPEGCGICTSLGGNPNEMFKSIQLLKKNLNKSVKIFPGHSYGIAPGLELESILKTNIYMQIDDEETFIKFRMRTNQKNFMEFL